The following are from one region of the Desulfovibrio sp. Huiquan2017 genome:
- a CDS encoding DUF116 domain-containing protein — MQIGTPLDQPRSVHRARKRLFVGLISISCLVICVFLTLLWLVPYIGLDNIHPAAKWVLGALVLALIAMVCVAYWGLFLNIVTRKPLLGAQRFRGLTIKLFLPLMVLLGRALGFDKEQIMLSFISVNNELVLAEAGRYAPRDILLLMPHCLQNSKCDRRLTYDINNCVRCGKCPMAGLLGLHDKYGVNLAIATGGTIARRIVVQLRPRLIIAVACYRDLSSGIQDTYPLPVYGVLNERPHGPCLDTTVSLPIVEKMLDRFIDPDKAKDGRTISTGQAARR; from the coding sequence ATGCAAATAGGAACGCCTTTAGACCAGCCCCGGTCCGTGCACCGGGCGCGCAAGCGCCTGTTCGTCGGATTGATCAGCATTTCCTGCCTGGTCATCTGCGTCTTTCTGACGTTGCTCTGGCTGGTGCCGTACATCGGCCTGGACAACATCCACCCGGCGGCCAAATGGGTCCTCGGCGCGCTGGTCCTCGCCCTCATCGCCATGGTCTGCGTGGCCTACTGGGGACTGTTCCTGAACATCGTCACCAGGAAGCCCCTGCTCGGCGCGCAACGGTTCCGAGGATTGACCATCAAGCTCTTCCTGCCGCTCATGGTCCTGCTGGGCCGGGCACTTGGCTTCGACAAGGAGCAGATCATGCTCTCGTTCATCTCGGTGAACAATGAGCTCGTCCTGGCCGAGGCCGGGCGGTACGCGCCGAGGGACATTCTCCTGCTCATGCCCCACTGCCTCCAGAACTCCAAGTGCGACCGGCGGCTGACCTACGACATCAACAACTGCGTGCGCTGCGGCAAATGCCCCATGGCAGGCTTGCTCGGGCTGCACGACAAGTACGGCGTGAACCTGGCCATCGCCACGGGCGGGACCATCGCCCGTCGCATCGTGGTCCAGCTCCGGCCCCGGCTGATCATCGCCGTGGCCTGCTACCGCGACCTTTCCTCGGGCATCCAGGACACCTATCCCCTGCCGGTCTACGGCGTGCTCAACGAACGGCCGCACGGCCCCTGCCTCGATACCACGGTCTCCCTGCCCATCGTCGAGAAAATGCTGGATCGCTTCATCGACCCGGACAAGGCCAAAGACGGCCGGACCATCTCCACGGGCCAGGCGGCCCGGAGATAA
- the serS gene encoding serine--tRNA ligase gives MLDLKLMQKDPELVRESLEKRHSKIDVREFTDLDARRKQLIGEVESLKAEKNAVGPEIAKRKRAGENASDLLEKMSDVAERTKELDRELAEVEKAEQDWLMAVPNIPHESVPEGAGEEDNPVLRYWGEKPVMDFEPKEHWELGTALGGLDFERAAKLAGSRFSLSFGWCARLERALAQFMLDTQTEQHGYTEVLPPFIVNKKTMTGTGQLPKFEEDLFKLTDERELYLIPTAEVPLTNIYADEVIPAEKLPVKFCAQTPCFRSEAGSYGKDTKGLIRLHQFYKVEMVNFAHPDHSYEALEEMTHCAERILELLGLHYRTITLCTGDIGFSAAKTYDIEVWLPGQGKYREISSCSNCGDFQARRANIRFQDKDSKKKLYPHTLNGSGLAVGRCLVAVLENYQQADGSVVIPEVLKPYMGGIEVVTP, from the coding sequence ATGCTTGATCTGAAACTGATGCAAAAGGACCCGGAACTGGTCCGCGAGAGCCTGGAAAAGCGCCATTCCAAGATAGATGTGCGCGAGTTCACCGACCTGGATGCGCGGCGCAAGCAGCTCATCGGCGAGGTGGAATCCCTCAAAGCCGAGAAAAACGCCGTGGGACCGGAGATCGCCAAACGCAAGCGGGCGGGCGAGAACGCGTCGGATTTGCTGGAGAAAATGAGTGATGTGGCCGAACGCACCAAAGAGCTCGACCGCGAGCTGGCCGAGGTGGAGAAGGCCGAACAGGACTGGCTGATGGCCGTGCCCAACATCCCCCACGAGTCCGTGCCCGAGGGCGCGGGCGAGGAAGACAATCCCGTCTTGCGTTATTGGGGCGAGAAGCCGGTCATGGATTTCGAGCCCAAGGAGCACTGGGAGCTGGGCACCGCCCTGGGCGGCCTGGACTTCGAGCGCGCGGCCAAGCTGGCCGGATCCCGGTTCTCCCTCAGCTTCGGCTGGTGTGCCCGGCTGGAGCGCGCCCTGGCCCAGTTCATGCTCGATACCCAGACCGAACAACATGGTTACACCGAGGTTCTGCCCCCGTTCATCGTCAACAAAAAGACCATGACCGGCACGGGCCAATTGCCCAAGTTCGAGGAAGACCTGTTTAAACTCACCGACGAGCGCGAACTCTATCTCATCCCCACGGCCGAGGTGCCCCTGACCAACATCTACGCGGACGAGGTCATCCCCGCGGAGAAGCTGCCGGTCAAATTCTGCGCCCAGACTCCGTGCTTCCGGTCCGAGGCCGGTTCCTACGGCAAGGACACCAAGGGGCTGATCCGCCTGCACCAGTTCTATAAAGTGGAGATGGTCAACTTCGCCCATCCCGACCACTCCTACGAGGCATTGGAGGAGATGACCCATTGTGCCGAGCGCATCCTGGAATTGCTCGGGCTGCACTACCGGACCATCACCCTGTGCACCGGCGATATCGGCTTCAGCGCGGCCAAGACCTACGACATCGAGGTTTGGCTGCCCGGCCAGGGCAAGTACCGCGAAATCTCCTCCTGCTCCAATTGCGGGGACTTTCAAGCGCGGCGGGCCAACATCCGCTTTCAGGACAAGGATTCCAAGAAGAAGCTCTATCCCCACACCTTGAACGGCTCAGGCCTGGCCGTGGGCCGCTGTCTCGTCGCCGTGCTGGAGAACTACCAGCAGGCCGACGGTTCGGTGGTCATCCCCGAGGTGCTCAAGCCCTACATGGGCGGAATCGAGGTGGTCACACCGTAA
- the cmk gene encoding (d)CMP kinase, with protein MGDALIVTIDGPAGVGKSTMAKRLARLLGIPYLDTGAMFRSVAWKLGPGAWEWPEARLEAALDDFEYGLSGVGEDSVLSLNGTPIGDEIRTEEVGMWASNIATLPVIRTFLKRAQQAMGEKYSLVAEGRDMGTVVFPDAPYKFFLDASVAERARRRFLQLRELGSPADLAALEERIAKRDAQDRNRAVAPLKAADDAMVIDTTGMDRDQVLGVLKEAVA; from the coding sequence ATGGGTGACGCCCTGATCGTGACCATCGACGGCCCGGCCGGAGTGGGCAAGTCCACCATGGCCAAGCGGTTGGCCCGGTTGCTCGGCATCCCGTACCTGGACACCGGGGCCATGTTTCGGTCCGTGGCCTGGAAGCTCGGCCCGGGGGCCTGGGAATGGCCGGAGGCCAGGCTTGAAGCGGCGTTGGATGATTTTGAATACGGTCTGTCCGGGGTGGGCGAGGACTCGGTGCTGTCCCTGAACGGCACCCCCATCGGGGACGAGATCCGCACCGAGGAGGTCGGCATGTGGGCCTCGAACATCGCCACCCTGCCGGTCATCCGAACCTTTCTGAAACGGGCCCAACAGGCGATGGGGGAGAAGTATTCCCTGGTGGCCGAAGGGCGCGACATGGGCACCGTGGTCTTCCCGGACGCCCCGTACAAGTTTTTCCTGGACGCCTCCGTGGCGGAGCGCGCCCGCCGTCGGTTCCTGCAATTGCGGGAACTGGGCAGCCCTGCCGATCTGGCCGCGCTTGAGGAGCGGATCGCCAAACGCGACGCTCAGGACCGCAACCGGGCCGTGGCACCGCTCAAGGCGGCCGACGACGCGATGGTCATCGACACCACGGGCATGGACAGGGACCAGGTCCTGGGCGTCTTGAAAGAAGCCGTGGCCTAG
- the hisC gene encoding histidinol-phosphate transaminase: MRKFTVRPEILDFAPYVPGLTIEQIQERYGLTSVIKLASNENPLGTSPLVMKAIERNASRAFRYPENHTPRLTEAVAESVGVPAECVLVGNGSDEIIDMLFRMKCIPGKSNVVFYEHSFAMYGMCAKLCGLEYRVVPRGEDYALPLDGLAEAADENTAMVVVTSPDNPTGLAAGVEDLSVLAGVLPKDCLLVVDEAYIEFAWPPESYSPVQAFDKFENLVCLRTFSKAYGLAGMRLGYGIMPPQVAALLRNARIPFTVNLLAEEAGLAALEDEVFFNETLATVMRGREYFTTELTRLGCKVWPSQSNFVMFQPPMDAKTVFQTLLERGIIVRHLGSFGMPECIRVNMGTDKENGLFIKTLGDVLNG, translated from the coding sequence ATGAGAAAATTTACCGTTCGTCCGGAGATCCTGGATTTCGCCCCATACGTGCCGGGTCTGACCATCGAGCAGATCCAGGAACGCTACGGCTTGACCTCGGTCATCAAGCTGGCCAGTAACGAGAACCCGCTGGGCACGTCTCCGCTGGTCATGAAGGCCATTGAGCGCAACGCGTCGCGGGCCTTCCGGTATCCGGAAAACCACACGCCGAGGCTGACCGAAGCCGTGGCCGAGAGCGTCGGGGTGCCTGCGGAGTGCGTGCTGGTGGGCAACGGGTCGGACGAGATCATCGACATGCTTTTCCGCATGAAGTGCATCCCCGGCAAGTCCAACGTGGTCTTCTACGAGCATAGCTTCGCCATGTACGGCATGTGCGCCAAGCTGTGCGGCCTGGAATACCGGGTGGTCCCGCGCGGCGAGGATTACGCGTTGCCCTTGGACGGGCTGGCCGAGGCCGCGGACGAAAACACGGCCATGGTCGTGGTGACCAGCCCGGACAACCCCACGGGGCTGGCCGCCGGAGTGGAGGACCTGTCCGTGCTGGCGGGCGTGTTGCCCAAGGACTGCCTGCTGGTGGTGGACGAGGCGTACATCGAGTTCGCCTGGCCGCCGGAGTCCTATTCGCCGGTCCAGGCTTTCGACAAGTTCGAGAATCTGGTCTGCCTGCGCACTTTTTCCAAGGCCTACGGCCTGGCGGGCATGCGGTTGGGGTACGGGATCATGCCCCCCCAGGTGGCCGCGCTGCTCAGAAACGCGCGCATCCCGTTCACGGTCAACCTGCTGGCCGAGGAGGCCGGGCTGGCCGCGCTCGAGGATGAGGTCTTCTTCAACGAAACCCTGGCCACGGTCATGCGCGGGCGCGAGTATTTCACCACCGAACTGACCCGGCTCGGTTGCAAGGTCTGGCCCAGCCAGTCCAATTTCGTCATGTTTCAGCCGCCCATGGATGCCAAGACGGTCTTCCAGACCCTGCTCGAACGCGGGATCATCGTTCGCCACCTGGGCAGCTTCGGCATGCCCGAGTGCATCCGCGTGAACATGGGCACGGACAAGGAAAACGGGCTGTTCATCAAGACCCTGGGAGACGTTCTCAATGGGTGA
- a CDS encoding universal stress protein, whose protein sequence is MAEIKKVLCAVDFSDYSPLVAEYASMMAKCSGAQVLVLYVAPSLSQYVGFHVPPSSIESFVGEIVTGAEDTMNAFVKENFSDLSVEGKVVTGYPAEEILAISEAEKCDMVVMGTHGRKGIDRILFGSVAEKVVKSSKAPVLTIRPS, encoded by the coding sequence ATGGCTGAAATCAAGAAGGTTTTATGCGCGGTTGATTTTTCGGATTACAGCCCCCTGGTGGCCGAGTACGCCAGCATGATGGCCAAGTGCTCCGGGGCGCAGGTTTTGGTGCTTTACGTGGCGCCGTCGCTGAGCCAGTACGTGGGCTTCCACGTGCCGCCCAGCTCCATTGAGAGCTTCGTGGGCGAAATCGTTACCGGCGCCGAGGACACCATGAATGCTTTCGTCAAGGAAAACTTCAGCGATCTGAGCGTGGAAGGCAAGGTTGTCACCGGCTACCCCGCCGAGGAAATCCTGGCCATCAGTGAAGCGGAAAAGTGCGACATGGTCGTCATGGGAACCCATGGCCGCAAGGGCATCGACCGCATTCTCTTCGGCTCCGTGGCCGAAAAGGTGGTCAAGAGCTCCAAGGCTCCGGTCCTCACCATTCGACCCAGCTAG
- a CDS encoding ABC transporter ATP-binding protein encodes MTDKTPILELRNVVSAYGRIQALKGISLKVFEGEVVSIIGANGAGKSTTLMTICNIIKAVSGDILYRGERINGVNSDILPTMGLCQVPEGRRIFPRLTVLENLDMGAFFRRDAIGIKEDVERVFNLFPKLRERRKQLGGTLSGGEQQMLAMARALMSRPKVLLLDEPSMGLAPLLVKQIFDIVKMINGQGVTVVLVEQNANLALQAATRGYVLETGNVVMEDEAGALLANPDIRKAYLGE; translated from the coding sequence ATGACGGACAAGACTCCCATTCTCGAACTGCGCAACGTGGTCTCGGCCTATGGCCGCATCCAGGCCCTGAAAGGCATTTCGCTCAAGGTCTTCGAAGGCGAGGTGGTCTCCATCATCGGGGCCAACGGCGCGGGCAAATCCACCACGCTGATGACCATCTGCAACATCATCAAAGCCGTGTCCGGCGACATCCTGTACCGGGGCGAGCGCATCAATGGCGTGAATTCGGACATCCTGCCGACCATGGGCTTGTGCCAGGTGCCCGAAGGGCGGCGCATCTTTCCGCGCCTGACCGTACTCGAAAACCTGGACATGGGCGCGTTTTTCCGACGCGACGCCATAGGCATCAAGGAAGACGTGGAGCGCGTCTTCAACCTGTTCCCCAAGCTGCGCGAGCGGCGCAAGCAACTCGGCGGCACCCTGTCGGGCGGCGAACAGCAGATGCTGGCCATGGCCCGCGCGCTCATGAGCCGCCCCAAGGTCCTGCTCCTGGACGAGCCGTCCATGGGACTGGCCCCGCTCCTGGTCAAGCAGATCTTCGACATCGTCAAGATGATCAACGGGCAGGGCGTCACCGTGGTCCTGGTCGAACAGAACGCCAACCTCGCCCTCCAGGCCGCCACCCGGGGCTATGTCCTCGAAACCGGCAATGTCGTCATGGAGGACGAGGCGGGGGCGTTGCTGGCGAATCCGGACATACGCAAAGCGTATCTGGGTGAATAG
- a CDS encoding branched-chain amino acid ABC transporter permease codes for MTIRESKRLWVACGVGLLWFLLLLWPMLGIKPEGLEFAATFKVFGYVAVAAVFIMFFYQVKEAGYLDVVDKPVKGAAGAIGTAYAKAPTWLLLGIVLAGAVVYPLVTERYAHDVAISVLIYVCLGLGLNVVVGLAGLLDLGYIAFYGVGAYTYAILSVNYGLSFWLCLPIAAVIAAIAGCIIGYPTLRMRGDYLAIVTLGFGEIVRLILNNWMSLTNGPNGILSIPRPELLGFEFRSLSSMYYVILGLAVVTILSVYRLNYSRVGRAWEAIREDETAAELMGVNTFLLKLLAYAMGATFAGIAGAFFAARMKFVGPESFTFLESAMVLAMVILGGMGSIPGVILGVLALVALPELFREFELYRMLVFGGAMTLMMLIRPAGIWPAKRVGSRSEEAE; via the coding sequence TTGACGATACGCGAGTCTAAACGGCTGTGGGTGGCCTGCGGCGTCGGGCTGCTCTGGTTCCTTCTGCTCCTGTGGCCCATGCTCGGCATCAAGCCGGAGGGGCTGGAGTTCGCCGCGACCTTTAAAGTCTTCGGCTACGTGGCCGTGGCCGCGGTCTTCATCATGTTTTTCTACCAGGTCAAGGAGGCGGGCTACCTCGACGTCGTGGACAAGCCCGTCAAGGGGGCGGCCGGGGCCATCGGCACGGCCTACGCGAAAGCGCCCACCTGGCTGCTCCTGGGTATCGTCCTGGCCGGGGCCGTCGTCTACCCCCTGGTCACCGAACGCTACGCGCACGATGTGGCCATCAGCGTGCTCATCTACGTTTGCCTCGGCCTGGGCCTGAACGTGGTCGTCGGGCTGGCCGGGCTCCTTGATCTCGGCTACATCGCCTTCTACGGCGTGGGCGCCTATACCTACGCCATTCTGAGCGTCAACTACGGCCTGTCCTTCTGGCTCTGCCTGCCCATTGCCGCCGTCATCGCGGCCATCGCGGGCTGCATCATCGGCTACCCGACCCTGCGCATGCGCGGGGACTACCTGGCCATCGTCACCCTGGGGTTCGGCGAGATCGTCCGGCTCATCCTGAACAACTGGATGTCCTTGACCAACGGCCCCAACGGTATCCTGTCCATCCCCCGGCCCGAGCTGCTCGGCTTCGAGTTCCGTTCCCTGTCGAGCATGTACTACGTCATCCTCGGCCTGGCCGTGGTGACCATCCTCTCGGTCTACCGCCTGAACTATTCGCGCGTCGGACGGGCCTGGGAGGCCATCCGCGAGGACGAGACCGCCGCCGAACTCATGGGCGTGAACACCTTTCTGCTCAAGCTGCTGGCTTACGCCATGGGCGCGACCTTCGCCGGAATCGCCGGAGCGTTCTTCGCCGCGCGCATGAAGTTCGTCGGGCCCGAATCCTTCACTTTCCTGGAATCCGCCATGGTCCTGGCCATGGTCATCCTCGGCGGCATGGGGTCCATCCCCGGCGTCATCCTCGGCGTGCTCGCCCTGGTGGCCCTGCCCGAGCTTTTCCGCGAATTCGAACTCTACCGCATGCTCGTGTTCGGCGGCGCCATGACCCTGATGATGCTCATCCGCCCGGCGGGCATCTGGCCCGCCAAGCGCGTCGGCAGCCGGTCCGAGGAGGCGGAATAA
- a CDS encoding branched-chain amino acid ABC transporter permease, which translates to MDFFLQQLINGITLGGVYALIALGYTMVYGIIQLINFAHGEFFAAGGYMGVILISYLSSQGLHPYACLVISLVLSMGYCALLAMAVEQLAYKPLRQASRLAALLSALGMSIFLQNGLMLTQGVYDRAYPTEITSGGFEVGALSISYMQILIVAVTASLLVGLNILVFKTRIGRAMRATAQDKVMSALVGINSNRIIALTFAVGAGLAAAAGIMVGLYYGSVNYTMGFVPGIKAFAAAVLGGIGNITGALVGGLIIGMVEIFAAGYISGEYKDVFAFVILIGVLYFKPTGIMGENVDDTRV; encoded by the coding sequence ATGGACTTTTTTCTTCAGCAGTTGATCAACGGCATCACGCTCGGCGGGGTCTACGCCCTCATCGCCCTGGGCTACACCATGGTCTACGGCATCATCCAGCTCATCAACTTCGCTCACGGCGAGTTTTTCGCGGCGGGCGGCTATATGGGTGTGATCCTGATCTCCTATCTTTCTTCCCAGGGGCTGCATCCCTACGCCTGCCTGGTCATCTCCCTGGTCCTGTCCATGGGCTATTGCGCCCTGCTGGCCATGGCCGTCGAACAACTCGCCTACAAACCGCTCCGGCAGGCCTCGCGTCTGGCGGCGCTGCTCTCGGCCCTGGGCATGTCCATCTTCCTGCAAAACGGGCTGATGCTCACCCAGGGCGTTTACGACCGGGCCTATCCCACCGAAATCACCTCCGGCGGGTTCGAGGTGGGGGCCCTGTCCATCTCCTACATGCAGATCCTCATAGTGGCGGTGACCGCGTCGCTCCTGGTCGGCCTGAACATCCTCGTCTTCAAGACGCGCATCGGCCGGGCCATGCGAGCCACGGCCCAGGACAAGGTCATGTCCGCCCTGGTCGGCATCAACTCCAACCGGATCATCGCCCTGACCTTCGCCGTGGGCGCGGGGCTGGCCGCGGCGGCGGGCATCATGGTCGGCCTGTACTACGGCTCGGTCAACTACACCATGGGGTTCGTGCCCGGCATCAAAGCCTTTGCGGCGGCCGTGCTCGGCGGCATCGGGAACATCACCGGGGCGCTCGTCGGCGGGCTGATCATCGGCATGGTCGAAATCTTCGCCGCCGGATACATCTCCGGAGAGTACAAGGACGTGTTCGCCTTCGTCATCCTGATCGGCGTACTGTACTTCAAACCCACCGGCATCATGGGAGAGAACGTTGACGATACGCGAGTCTAA
- a CDS encoding branched-chain amino acid ABC transporter substrate-binding protein, whose amino-acid sequence MKRLLVLAVALLALGMLFAGCGGEEKKGEQVLKIGTMSPLTGPYAADGNDIRQGAEIAVEVFNEAGGIPGFSKIEMVSEDTACDPKQAVAAANKLINEKVSAVVGAYCSSSTIPASETLAEESIIMLTPASTSPKVTERGLKYMFRTCGRDDHQAPAAVKFMKDVEHVKTIFIVDDKTTYSQGLAEGVAAAAEAAGIKVLEHDHVNQGDKDYSAVLTKVKAAHPDLFYISLQNSATGALMVIQARRMGIDAILMGQDAVYHPKLMEIAKADAEGMYCTFGAIDKDAPKFKEFQTKYTAKTGNAPGAYSAYSFDSATAYLMAVKAAGTTDPAKVRDELLKLDFTGASKQISYQENGDSGSNYTVYKIQGGKFVPYWNSLTGEKY is encoded by the coding sequence ATGAAACGTTTACTGGTACTCGCAGTGGCCCTGCTCGCTCTGGGTATGCTCTTTGCGGGCTGCGGCGGCGAAGAGAAGAAAGGCGAACAGGTCCTCAAGATCGGCACCATGTCTCCGCTGACCGGCCCCTACGCCGCCGACGGCAACGACATCCGCCAGGGTGCGGAGATCGCCGTGGAGGTCTTCAACGAGGCTGGCGGCATTCCCGGATTTTCCAAGATCGAAATGGTTTCCGAAGACACCGCCTGCGACCCGAAACAGGCCGTTGCCGCAGCCAACAAGCTGATCAACGAGAAAGTCTCCGCCGTGGTCGGCGCGTATTGCTCCAGCTCGACCATCCCCGCGTCCGAGACCCTGGCCGAGGAAAGCATCATCATGCTCACCCCGGCATCCACCAGCCCCAAGGTCACTGAGCGCGGCCTGAAATACATGTTCCGCACCTGCGGGCGTGACGATCACCAGGCCCCGGCCGCCGTCAAGTTCATGAAGGATGTCGAGCACGTCAAGACCATCTTTATCGTGGACGACAAGACCACCTATTCCCAGGGATTGGCCGAGGGCGTGGCCGCCGCCGCCGAGGCCGCGGGCATCAAGGTCCTTGAGCACGACCATGTCAACCAGGGCGACAAGGACTATTCCGCCGTGCTGACCAAGGTCAAGGCCGCCCACCCCGACTTGTTCTACATCTCCCTGCAGAACTCCGCCACGGGCGCGCTCATGGTCATCCAGGCCCGGCGCATGGGCATCGACGCCATCCTCATGGGCCAGGACGCCGTTTATCATCCGAAACTCATGGAGATCGCCAAGGCCGATGCCGAGGGCATGTACTGCACCTTCGGCGCCATTGATAAGGATGCTCCCAAGTTCAAGGAGTTCCAGACCAAATACACGGCCAAGACCGGCAACGCCCCCGGCGCGTACTCCGCCTATTCCTTCGACTCCGCCACCGCGTACCTGATGGCCGTCAAGGCCGCGGGCACCACCGACCCGGCCAAGGTCCGCGACGAACTGCTCAAGCTGGACTTTACCGGCGCCTCCAAGCAGATCAGCTACCAGGAGAACGGCGACTCCGGGTCCAACTATACCGTGTACAAGATCCAGGGCGGCAAGTTCGTGCCCTACTGGAACTCCCTGACCGGCGAAAAGTACTAG
- a CDS encoding ABC transporter ATP-binding protein has protein sequence MANLILDDICVRFGGLQALTDVAFSVSEGEVVGLIGPNGAGKTTVFNVITGVYKASGGSVSYDGTRITGLRPYQVLSMGIARTFQNIRLFQNMTALENCMVAQHSRSKSGVVSAILRSPGQRREEERIIEKSQKALDFMGLGRRSDEVACNMPYGHQRRLEIARALASEPRTILLDEPAAGLNPAESKELMESIGRITDLGINVLMVEHDMKVVMGICNRIIVLDHGVMIAEGKPEEIQRNPDVIEAYLGQ, from the coding sequence ATGGCAAATCTTATTCTTGACGACATCTGTGTCCGTTTCGGCGGATTGCAGGCCCTGACCGACGTGGCCTTTTCCGTGTCCGAGGGCGAGGTCGTGGGCCTGATCGGGCCCAACGGGGCGGGCAAGACCACGGTCTTCAACGTCATCACCGGCGTGTACAAGGCGTCCGGCGGTTCGGTTTCCTACGACGGCACGAGGATTACGGGCCTGAGGCCATATCAGGTCCTGTCCATGGGCATTGCCCGGACTTTCCAGAACATCCGCCTTTTCCAGAACATGACCGCCCTGGAGAATTGCATGGTCGCCCAGCACAGCCGCTCCAAGTCCGGCGTGGTCAGCGCGATCCTGCGCAGCCCGGGCCAGCGGCGCGAGGAAGAACGGATCATCGAGAAGTCGCAGAAGGCGTTGGATTTCATGGGGTTGGGACGCAGGTCCGATGAGGTTGCCTGTAACATGCCCTACGGCCATCAGCGCCGGCTTGAGATCGCCCGCGCCCTGGCCAGCGAACCGCGCACCATTCTTTTGGACGAGCCCGCCGCCGGACTGAATCCGGCGGAATCCAAGGAGCTCATGGAGTCCATCGGCCGGATCACCGACCTGGGCATCAACGTGCTTATGGTGGAACACGATATGAAGGTCGTCATGGGCATCTGCAACCGCATTATTGTTCTCGACCACGGTGTAATGATCGCCGAGGGAAAGCCTGAAGAGATTCAGCGCAACCCCGATGTGATCGAGGCATATTTGGGCCAGTAA
- a CDS encoding SDR family oxidoreductase — protein sequence MAKTILITGATAGFGQAMARRFAAEGWNLVITGRRAQRLDDLKAALSPAKVHILSFDVRDREACDQAIQSLPGEFANIDVLVNNAGLALGLEPAQACNLDDWDIMIDTNIKGLTYMTRAVLPGMVERNAGHVVNLGSVAGNYPYPGGNCYGGTKAFVNHFSKNLRADLLGTKVRVTNIEPGMCETEFSVVRFKGDKDAADQVYEGVQAITADDIAECVFWTTNLPTHVNINSLEVMPVQQAFSPFAVSRDK from the coding sequence ATGGCAAAAACCATACTCATCACCGGCGCCACCGCCGGATTCGGCCAAGCCATGGCCCGCCGCTTCGCGGCCGAAGGCTGGAACCTCGTCATCACCGGCCGCCGCGCCCAACGCCTCGACGACCTCAAAGCCGCCCTCTCCCCGGCCAAGGTACACATCCTGAGCTTCGACGTGCGCGACCGCGAGGCGTGCGACCAAGCCATACAAAGCTTGCCCGGCGAGTTCGCGAACATCGACGTCCTGGTCAACAACGCGGGCCTGGCGCTGGGCCTGGAGCCCGCCCAGGCGTGCAATCTGGACGATTGGGACATCATGATCGACACGAACATCAAGGGGCTGACCTACATGACCCGCGCCGTGCTGCCCGGCATGGTCGAGCGCAATGCCGGACATGTGGTCAACCTCGGCTCCGTGGCCGGGAACTACCCCTACCCGGGCGGCAATTGCTACGGCGGCACCAAGGCCTTCGTGAACCACTTCTCCAAGAACCTGCGCGCCGACCTGCTCGGCACCAAGGTCCGCGTGACCAACATCGAACCCGGCATGTGCGAAACCGAGTTCTCCGTGGTCCGTTTCAAGGGCGACAAAGACGCCGCCGACCAGGTTTACGAAGGCGTCCAAGCCATCACCGCCGACGACATCGCCGAATGCGTCTTCTGGACCACCAACCTGCCCACGCACGTAAACATCAACTCTCTGGAAGTCATGCCCGTGCAGCAGGCCTTCTCCCCGTTCGCCGTTTCAAGAGACAAGTAG